TTTTGATTTACCTTTTTTTCTATTTCTTCTTTTGTTGGTGGCTTGAAATTTGGAATTGTTATTGAATCCCACAGATATGGACTTATCAAAGTATTTACAAAAAATATTATATATTCTTTTAGGTTGCCTATTTGAAGCTCTTTGCTTGTTTGATAGTCTTGTAATTTTTGTGTAAAGATTTTTATACTTTGTTCTACGCATTCATTTTTAAAAATCTCTAAAAGTTCTGGGTATTTGTAGCCTTCAATAACGATTAGTCTGTGCAATGCAATTGACTGCTCGGAAGTTATTTTTTCTAAAATTCTAACTCCAAGAGTGTTTAAAAAATCCTTCATTGACCCTTGAGTTATGTTATTATCTTGCAATGCTGCATTAAATTCTTCTACAAAACTTCTAAAATTAAATTGCATAGATTGCTTGAATAAATTTTCTTTATTTTTAAATAACTCATATATGGTAGCTAGAGAGCCTCCAGTTTCTTTCACTATCATTTGTAGGCTAGTGTTTTCATATCCATACTTTAAGAAGAATGAATGTGCAACTTGTATTATTTTTTCTTTTCTTATATCTAATTTGTTTTCTTTACTTCTTTGGTTTGTTTTCAAATTGTAGCCTTAAATTAACATCGGTTTTGATTTTAATAAAAAAAAACTTAATTCTAAATTTTGGATAGTATTTAGAATGTTTTTAAAAATGCTTAGTTATAGGGATATAAAGCAGTATTTTATTTGACAAAAACCAAAAAAAATAGTTAAATTATGACATTTTTATAATTTTGAGAAAGGATTGGTTGCATGAAAGAATCTAAAAAAACATATCGTCCAAATGTAGCTGCAATTATCCTATCATCAAAGTATCCATTAACCTGTGAAATATTTATAGCTAGTAGAAGCGATATAAAAAATGTATGGCAGTTTCCTCAAGGTGGTATAGATCCTCATGAAACACCAAAAGAAGCATTATTTAGGGAATTAAAAGAAGAGATAGGGACAGATAAAATAGATATAGTAGCAGAGTATCCAGAATGGATTAGCTATGACTTTCCTCCTTTGGTGGTAAAGAAGATGTATCCATATGATGGTCAGATTCAGAAATACTTTTTAGTGAGATTACAAGAGGATGGGCTTGTGAATATAAATACAGATGAGCCAGAATTTAGTGATTATCAATTTGTG
The Helicobacter ibis DNA segment above includes these coding regions:
- a CDS encoding TetR/AcrR family transcriptional regulator — protein: MKTNQRSKENKLDIRKEKIIQVAHSFFLKYGYENTSLQMIVKETGGSLATIYELFKNKENLFKQSMQFNFRSFVEEFNAALQDNNITQGSMKDFLNTLGVRILEKITSEQSIALHRLIVIEGYKYPELLEIFKNECVEQSIKIFTQKLQDYQTSKELQIGNLKEYIIFFVNTLISPYLWDSITIPNFKPPTKEEIEKKVNQNIEIFMIYTKIKEQ
- a CDS encoding RNA pyrophosphohydrolase, translating into MKESKKTYRPNVAAIILSSKYPLTCEIFIASRSDIKNVWQFPQGGIDPHETPKEALFRELKEEIGTDKIDIVAEYPEWISYDFPPLVVKKMYPYDGQIQKYFLVRLQEDGLVNINTDEPEFSDYQFVSFDDIFNYITYFKRPVYKQVLEYFKQKGYL